A single genomic interval of Helicoverpa zea isolate HzStark_Cry1AcR chromosome 19, ilHelZeax1.1, whole genome shotgun sequence harbors:
- the LOC124639430 gene encoding nose resistant to fluoxetine protein 6-like, with protein sequence MKLWWCLLLLAAQAQARDVTDEEYAQFPRLFHLDEWESCLARPGGMYCLGTFSVEPLRHPSPLYNMLQEYSLDPHHFNRTELHRGYCVSSRCPALAGERNASLRFEQCAAQWARRVSLRTRLARLRYCRSHAQHVARAHSHEPPQRAQRMFLLAVTAILVCNILGTAYDVFTGDNVKKNPLLASWSIRSNWRRLTASYEDGDPRLAALSPVQGVRVFLMLLIMATHSGCIHDMLYLYNPRWIEEISRHPVLMIFLNGTSVVQVFVLLSNFLLAYNLLLHSKENCVSFKLLPYITVKRIARISPVYLLVVGFAATWWPSLGSGPQWTAAVAAESDACKRKFWTHAVYLNNLIDPEDLCLVQTWFLAVDMQLYVLASVLTVLLVRQRARALHVLGALACLSCALNGVLAYVFNWKSIVYFAYPSNLRTMYAGISSFSWLYQAPWGSLPACLVGLFLAFLHFELQEAGVKLSDYKWVRLPYHMSPALIMWWVLSGDTVRTHSAPWFTATYTALERPVLSLLAGGIVFGMVNGLEGWLKQVFSWRGWSALGRLSLSVLLLHWCINLSIAASRPQPVYSSLLSVVVDWLATSCLSYAAAVPLTLLLEMPALRTLNSLLLLKYKQA encoded by the exons ACGAGGAGTACGCGCAGTTCCCGCGGCTGTTCCACCTGGACGAGTGGGAGTCATGCCTGGCGCGACCTGGTGGGATGTACTGCCTCGGCACCTTCAGCGTGGAGCCGCTCCGGCACCCCAGTCCGCTCTACAATATGCTCCAG GAGTACTCGCTGGACCCTCACCACTTTAACCGCACGGAGTTACACCGCGGCTACTGCGTGAGCTCGCGCTGCCCCGCGCTGGCCGGCGAGCGCAACGCTTCCCTGCGCTTCGAGCAGTGCGCGGCGCAGTGGGCGCGGCGCGTGTCACTGCGCACGCGGCTCGCGCGACTGCGCTACTGCCGCTCGCACGCGCAGCACGTGGCGCGCGCGCACTCGCACGAGCCGCCGCAGAGAGCGCAGAGAATGTTCCTGTTGGCAGTCACTGCTATACTTGTTTGCAATATTCTGGGGACTGCGTATGATGTGTTCACGGGAGACAATGTGAAGA AGAATCCATTGTTAGCGTCGTGGTCGATCCGCAGCAACTGGCGACGCCTGACCGCGTCCTACGAAGACGGAGACCCACGCCTCGCCGCTCTCTCGCCCGTGCAGGGGGTCAG AGTGTTTCTGATGCTGCTCATCATGGCGACGCACAGCGGCTGTATCCACGACATGTTGTACCTGTACAATCCCAGGTGGATCGAAGAG ATCTCCCGTCACCCGGTGCTTATGATCTTCCTGAACGGCACGTCGGTGGTGCAGGTATTCGTGCTGCTGTCCAACTTCCTCCTCGCGTACAACCTGCTGCTGCACTCCAAGGAGAACTGCGTCTCCTTCAAGCTGCTGCCATACATCACTGTTAAGAGGATAGCCAG GATCTCCCCAGTGTACTTGCTGGTAGTGGGCTTCGCAGCCACCTGGTGGCCGAGCCTCGGCTCCGGGCCGCAGTGGACAGCAGCCGTGGCCGCCGAGAGTGACGCCTGCAAGCGCAAGTTCTGGACGCATGCTGTCTATCTCAACAACCTGATCGATCCTGAGGACCTCTGTCTGGTGCAGACCTG GTTCCTGGCAGTGGACATGCAGCTATACGTGCTGGCGTCGGTGCTTACAGTGCTGCTGGTGCGGCAGCGAGCGCGCGCGCTGCACGTGCTGGGCGCGCTGGCGTGCCTCTCCTGCGCGCTCAACGGCGTGCTCGCCTATGTCTTCAACTGGAAGTCTATCGTCTACTTCGCTTATCCGAG TAACCTGCGCACGATGTACGCGGGTATCTCGTCGTTCAGCTGGCTGTACCAGGCGCCGTGGGGCAGCCTGCCCGCCTGCCTCGTCGGGCTGTTCCTCGCCTTCCTGCACTTCGAGCTGCAAGAGGCGGGAGTCAAGCTTAGTGATTATAAA TGGGTGCGCCTCCCCTACCACATGTCCCCTGCCCTGATCATGTGGTGGGTGCTATCAGGCGACACGGTGCGCACTCACTCCGCGCCCTGGTTCACTGCGACGTACACCGCGCTGGAGAGACCTGTCCTCAGCCTGCTGGCGGGAGGGATCGTCTTCGGGATGGTTAATGGACTTGAAG GTTGGCTGAAGCAGGTATTCTCGTGGCGCGGCTGGTCGGCGCTGGGGCGGCTATCGCTGTCGGTGCTGCTGCTGCACTGGTGCATCAACCTCAGCATCGCGGCCTCCAGGCCGCAGCCCGTCTATAGCTCGCTACTCAGTGTG GTGGTGGACTGGCTGGCGACGAGCTGCCTCTCGTACGCGGCAGCAGTGCCTCTGACGCTGCTGCTGGAGATGCCGGCGCTCCGGACCCTCAACTCTCTGCTGCTGCTCAAGTACAAGCAAGCGTAG